GCAAACAATTGCTTGCGAGGCCGCGAAGCTCCATTCAATCGAATGGACTCCGCCAGCAGCCTTGCCGAAAGAGACTTCTGCCGATCCTCCTGATCACGCCAGTACTGCTGAATGGTCCCCGGCCAAAACTCAGCCACCTGATCCAGCTTGGGGAGATTCTCCCCGGAGATGTTGATCACGGGCATTCGAACACTCCGTTCTGGGGCTGATGTTCAACCGTTAGCCAGAGCCGAGCACGATGGCAGCACTCAGCAACAAGGGGGAAACGATCCGCGCTGAGAATTATTGGGCCGCAACCTCAGTCGACAGCCTCCGACGGTGTGGGATCAGGGTCCAGATCGCACTGGGGATTGTGATCGTGATACTGCGATGGCTCGCGCATCGCCCAGTATTCGTCGACCACCCCGAGCAGATAAACACTCAAGCGATGCCACCAAGCCTTCTTGTCCATAGCGCGATGCCGACAAACACCCCTCCCTCAACATTGTGACCACGGCTTGTCGCGAATGGACAGGGTTCACCGCTTCGGATCAACAAATCCTTTGGGAAACAGCTGCGACAGGGATCGTGGTTGGATTTCGACCTCAGGAAAGCTTTTCCACTCGCTCCCCTTCATTGCGAAGCTTTGCATTGCTGACACATGGCAATTTTGTTCTTGTGACCATCCGCAAGCGTCAATAAATAAGGATCAACATCAAACTCATAACCACAATCACAAGCAACGTGATAACGAAGCTTCTTTGACTTCACGAGCTGCTTCAACAATGTGATTTTTCCATAGGTCTGTCCGGGCTTGAACCGGTCCAGTTTTTTACCTTCACCACCGGCGCGACTCACACGCGCCTTCACAAGTGCATTACGAACGGAATTCTCACTCCCACGTCCCACAATCTTGGCGATCTGAGCATGAGAACGACCCTCTTCGAGGTAGAGACGTTTGATCTCTTCCACTTCTCGCGCCGTAAAACCAGACTTGCTTCCCATCGATCCGTCAGCTCCGCTCCGGAAAGACCAGATTTCATTCTCTCAGACCTAATGCACAGCAAACAACAACTCAGGACATGGGAACCAAAGGGACCACTTTGGTGGCATCCATACCAGCAAGAACCAAGCGTGTTGCATGCTCGGCATCCACCGATCGGAGTTCACCGGTGTCGGCATCCTTGACTTCATACATCGTGGTGCCATCAATGCACTGGGCACGATGGGCGCAACGCACAATCCAACCCATCCACCAATCCGTATCCGAAGGGTCAGGATTGGGCGTGGCTTGAACCAACACAAGATCACCGGCTTTCAAGCCAATGAACGGTGGACGATTTCCTTGCAATGGCATCGCTCTCCATCAGAACTGACAAGAGCCTCACACTTGATTCAATGCCGAAGGCATCGGTGGATTTTTAGGGCGCTCTGAAACAGCAGTCCATAAGCAATAGGACTTATTGAGCATCAAAACACCACCTCTGCGGCTGAATAGCGGCGGTCCGACACGAGCCTGCAAATCAGAATTCAGCGCAGCTTTAACGGGGATACACGACCAACACCCACCTGCCCCTTGGCTGCAGCAGCCACCAACTTCCTCAGCTCGTCCTGGCTGAGGCTCTGGCTGCCTTGAACCTTCAGAGTCGTCCAGTCAAAACGTGGCATCTGGGGTGGTTGCGCCTGCGCGTTTTGAAGCAAGAAGGTCGCCACAGAACCGGCATCCTCCGCCTCACGATCACTGAGAAACACCACTTGGGCCAGGGTGGGGGCGTCGACATCGCCGTAGGCCAAGGTCACCAGATAGGCAAACAATTTTGCGTCGCTCAAAGCGGTCCTGCTGGATTCTCTAGGAAGTTTGACGCTTAAAGGAGAGCCAGTGGGACGTACCACCGAAGGGGGAGGCCTCAACGGAGACCGTTCCATCCAGCGCCATCCCAGGTTCAACGTGACGATCGAGCTCAAAGCCCTCGATCATGAAGGCCTGGACGAGTGCATCCAACGTGACAAAGCTCTTCTCTTCTTTCCCGTTAACAAAGCATTGATGAAGCGCATTAGTTCCCGCTTTTTGACGAAGCTCGGTCTTCACAAAACGATGCTCAAAAGTCGCCAACAGGGGAGTCGCCACACATCTGTTTTGTAGCGGCGCTCAGAACACCAGGTGGTTCGATTCGTGCAAAAACGATCGAGGGGCCGCCCTAAAATCTCAAACAAAACGAAAAAAGAGAAGCATGAAGCTGGGTCAGAGCATCGATGCTTTGTTTTCATACAGACCAGTGGATTAGGTGCGGTGCAGGCATCGCACTGCAACGCCCCAGCTGTGCTTGCGCTTGATCGACGCCTTCAGCATCTATGGCCAGTGGTCGCCAGCTTGATTTTTGCAGGCAGGGCCTTGAACCTTCGAACGCAACTGAAGCCTCACCCTCTAGGCCTTGCCACATCAGATGAACGAACCACTACCAGTCGCTATCAATAGCCAAACACGTCGCACCACGATGAAGTGCCTCCTGCTTGGCCTGGCATCTTTGCTGATGGCAAGCCCGCCAGCATTTGCAAGGGGAGAAGCGCCTTCGGTTGGGAGCACCACCTGGGAAGCCGGCTGGGGGCGAATGAGCAGCGGAGCTCTTGTTTCCTGGCAGGTGAGCGATGTGAAATCAGGGCGGATGAATTGGGCATTCTTAATTCCCAGCAGCAACAACTCCGTGACAGATGATGGGTATAGATATTGGTCGCCAGGAGAGATTAATTGCAGAGAAGGCGTCTACAGGGCATTTACAATATTCGATGGCAATATCAAAATTTTAGACACTCTGGACAAAGAGGTGGGAAAGTTGGCCAGCGATTTCTGCACTATCTACGAAGAGGGCTTCAAAGATAGCCCGTACTATCAGTAAGATGCACTGCATTGACTCGACAAGCAGACGGTGGACTTTCAAGTGCCGCTGCTGAGCAAAGCGGGAGCTGGTCGGATGATGACGTGGAACTGGAGGGTGAGCCTTTGATCCCCCGAAACGGGGAGAAAGTTAAAAAGCAAGCTCACTCGAGTGATGGCGACAACAAACAAGAAAGCAGAGAAAAAGCTCAATACGATGAGGCAATCCATCAACCCCGTTTCAATCGCTGACGAGCGTCACGCTGATGATGGAACTGCTGCTTGCGTACGTATCAATGACCCAAACAGGTTCAGGACGCTGCTGGAGATGTGTCTAGACGAGCCGAGTATGGATGTGGTGGATGAGCTGACACGGGACTTCCTACTGCCACAACTGAGCAAGGAGGAAGTAGATCAGATGGCGGGCCAGAACAGGGGAGTGATGCTTTGAAACCCAGTCATTACATGGCTTCTGCAGCCCTGTGACCTAAGTCACACCAGAAAGTGAGCAGGATCATCGCTTGGATCGCTGATTGCGAAAATGATGTGCTCATCGAGAGGGGTTGACCCTCCACACCCTCAGCTCAATGACTACAAACGGAGCCCTACAAAATGTGCTATCGACTGGGTATTGGAGCGATGCAGTCAAGAACCTATATGAAAATTACATGCTAGATGGCGAAACAGTGTCCATCTATTTTCAAGACGACTCGGAATACTACACAGATGAAGACATAAACTTCATGAAAAAAGTGATCAATGACATTGACAATTATATCGATTTAGATTTTGAGTTAACAAACGATTTCGCAACATCAGACATTGATATCTTTCTTGAAGACAGGACGTATCAAAACTATCTAGGCTTGGCGTCACTACAGCAAAGCTGGATTAGCCTAGACATCCTCTGGGACACTAGCGAATCATACTATTCAAACTTAAATACTTTTACCCATGAGTTTATGCATGCATTGGGAATTGGTGAGCCTGGTTTTGACTTGCGATGGGATCAGGACGACACAGCAATGTCATACAACCCCGGACAATCGATTGAGTTCAGGACATCACCAAGCGACGCCGATCTTCAAGCGTTGCTGACAATATGGGGAAGCGAAGATGACAGCATGGGAACACAGGAAATACCTATATCAAGCACTTTGCTGCAGCCTTCGAGCAGTGGTGGTGGCAATCCAGGCTCCACTTCTACTGCAACAAACATTCTTTCTATAGAAAATACTACGGTCAATGGAAGAAGCTTCCTGAGTAATGGTGCCGAATCACTTGTCAATCAGTCGAGCATCAATCTCGGACTCTTAGGAGGTGATGACTTCCTTGAGGTTGTTGGTGGCTTCAACAATTTTGCCAATGGCAATAATGGAGCTGACAACATCAGCATCCGAGGTGGTCAAGGCCGTTACCTCGGCGGCGCTGACAACGACCGGCTTGAAGTCATCGGTGCAGATGCTGGTACTCAAGTCAACGGAAACAAAGGCCAAGACGTTGTCGCAGGCAGCGTTGATGGCGTCACTTATCGCGGGGGCTCTGAGAACGACATCCTGCAGGTCAGTGCTGGTACGGTCTGGGGCGATTTAGGGGCTGACACTTTCCAAGCCATTGCTGGTCAAGGAGTCGCACTCGTTCAGGACTACACCGCTGGCGAGGATGTCGTCCAAGGCATCGCTGGTGGCTCGTTTACGGCAACTGCTGATGGCCTCGTCTACGGGGTGGATAGCGATCAGATGTTGCTCTTTGCAGACATCACTGATGCATCTCAGGTGACGGTCGTTTGATCCCACTCCCGTCGGGAAGCCTGATGCCCAGCGTCTGAAAGCCATACAAAACCCGCAAGGGAAAAGCAGGGGGCGTGGTTGTCGCTATCGATCTCCCGGCAGAACATTTACCCCGTCGCAAGGCGGGGCTTTTTCATAGCTGGCTTACCCGCTCAGCGAAACGGGAACGGAGCGGATGACGGGCTGAAACCAGGGGCTCCCGCTGTGCTCGAACGGTGGTCACTTGCCAAGCGACAACTCCATGAATAGAACGTCAGTACTAACAAAAAGGAAATGAGCGTCGACCACTTCACTGGCGTGGCAGCACCCGACTCCGATTCCCCTGATCCCGTCTTCCTGAGTGTGCGGTCGGGTCAGCTCGTGATCGTCCAACACAACCACCTGACGGGAGAGTCACCAGACAACGATTGGTGGATGGGGATGGTGGTGTTCTGCGAGGGAGGAGCACGAAAACCCGACGTGAATTCGGTCTTTCAGATCGCCGATGTCGATGACGGCACCATTCGCTGGGTCAATGCCGACTTGGTCAGCCACATCCTTCACGGACTTGACGGGCTAATGGACTGAGAACGATGACTTGATTGGGCAATGCAACGGAGGACCCGAACGAGTGACTGTTAATGCAATCCTTCAACCCTGTTGCAATCACTGACGAGCAGCCGTCAGCACTGCCATGTACAAATCCTCATCAACTTCCCGGATGTCGTACTCCGTTGGCATCGCAGCGTGGTGATGCTCATGCACCACGGTCCAGCACATCCGTTCAAGATCAGAAGGCGTCGGACCATACAGCTCGCGGACACGTGCCACCAATCGCAGCACCAGGCTCGGATCCACAGCGTTGACCTCTGACATCACCTTTCAGCGTGTGCGGTGGACCCTACAGATCCTGACCGGTTGACCGCATCAGGGGGGAGGCCGAACCCGTTGGGATCGGTCCTCCGGACCTCATGAGCTGGAATCACCCATACGGTTGTCTCAGCACCAACGGAACCATGCAACCCACGGCCGAACAATTCACCGAAAAGGCCTGGGCCGCGATCCTTTCGGCCCAGAACCTGGCCCAGAAACGACGACATCAGCAGCTGGAAACAGAACATCTGCTGCTGGCCCTTCTGGAGCAGGACGGTCTTGCCAGCCGCATTCTTGAAAAAGCCGGTGTCAGCCCGACCAACCTCCAGAGCAGTGTCGAAAGTCATCTCTCCCAGCAACCCTCACTGCAGACACCACCGGAGTCGGTGTATCTGGGGAGTGGCCTGAACGGCCTGCTTGATCGCAGCGAGACGCTGAAGCAGGCC
This region of Synechococcus sp. NOUM97013 genomic DNA includes:
- a CDS encoding transposase, giving the protein MGSKSGFTAREVEEIKRLYLEEGRSHAQIAKIVGRGSENSVRNALVKARVSRAGGEGKKLDRFKPGQTYGKITLLKQLVKSKKLRYHVACDCGYEFDVDPYLLTLADGHKNKIAMCQQCKASQ
- a CDS encoding DUF3104 domain-containing protein, whose amino-acid sequence is MPLQGNRPPFIGLKAGDLVLVQATPNPDPSDTDWWMGWIVRCAHRAQCIDGTTMYEVKDADTGELRSVDAEHATRLVLAGMDATKVVPLVPMS
- a CDS encoding DUF3104 domain-containing protein, whose amino-acid sequence is MSVDHFTGVAAPDSDSPDPVFLSVRSGQLVIVQHNHLTGESPDNDWWMGMVVFCEGGARKPDVNSVFQIADVDDGTIRWVNADLVSHILHGLDGLMD